Genomic window (Oryza sativa Japonica Group chromosome 3, ASM3414082v1):
gggccccacatgtcatcctcactctcccctcccctcttctctctgtctatctttttcttttctttttcattccttttcttctttttctttagaAGCTGGTATCTGGCGGCCGACACGAGAGGGCGACCGACAACGCGAGCGCCGCgtcggcggagagggcggccgaGGCAGGAGAGGAGCGGTGACGCGCAtgggccggcgggagaggaaggggacgcGGGAGGTGGCCCTAGCTGCGGCGGCCGGTGGGAGAGGAGATGGTGTCGACGGTGAGGAGGATGCTCGTCACggtcggcgagcgcggcgcacACGCGGCGGGCCGAGGAAGGTAGCGGGGACGACGATGAGAGGAGGTGGAGCACGAATCTGGACAGCGGACTGTGGCGGCGGAGCGACTGAGGTCGAGCAGCGTGACCTGGCCGCGTCCCCCTCACCAGCCAACGCGGGagatctggtggtggtggtggccggtggTGGTTTCTGAACCACCAGGCGCGTCGCAATCCCAGAGCTTGGGCCCCGACAGGGTCTAGGTCATCGCACGGAGGAGCATCGGCGCGGGCAGTCGTCGTCGCCGAAGTTGGCACGGAAGAGGGTTATCCTTGTTGTCGCCGGACGGGCAGCGGCCGGAGGCCCGGACTAGAGCGTCGGAGCATGCCGACTACCACCACAACCGCCTCTTGCTGCTATGGATCGCCgcggccacctcctcgccggccatCCCGCTCGAACGCCGTCTTCTTGCTGCCCCAAAGGCTGCTGCAACATTGCGCATGGAGGATATGGGGCGGCGCCCCTGGCCCCACCGTCCGCCCGCGCTAGAGAAGCGGAAGGCCGAGCACCGCCTTGGCCCCGCCGTCCTGCGCTAGAGAAGAGGATGGGCGGCTGCTGCCTTTGGCCCCACCATCTGCTGAGGAAGAGGAGTATCCCATTGTTTTTTAGTCTAACTGGTATGCGGGCcccacatttatttttttttaatattttgcttTTAGTGATCACTGCCACATAGGACGAGGACCAAGTCAAACCAGCCACATCACTGTCACGTCAGCCTAAACCACCATCTAAATCGAGGGCCTTATTTGCACCGGTtatgatagttgagggacccgttgtatctggttttggggttcaaggacgaaaatcggattcgatgacaagttaagggatctcaggtgaacttattccacaaGGAAATCATTCACGAACTAGATTATATGCATTTTTGGAAGCCCACGGGACAGGAAATTACCGGCCCTATCCACATCACTTCCCAGGGGGATAGGATTTCCCGGCCCTTTCCACCCATAAGCTCGCGTCATTCGCTGATCGCATCTCCGTCGTCacgagcagccgccgcctccgcctctcccaCCCGCGAGATTCCGCCGTCACCGACCGCAAGCTGCACTTCCCTCTTCTTCTAACTGATGTCAGGCGACGGCCCTCGATGGTAATGTTCCGGTGAGACAAAAATGAActtctttttaatttctttcGATGAAAGGACTAATAATCCTCCCACAAGTTTAGGACTCCTGATCATGGTTTAATTTTTTGGTTTGGCCGATTCTATTGGAGGTCACCAGTATAAGGAAATTTCTGtccgaaattttgaacaaatgtTAGTCAGATTTGAACAAAATATTATCAAattcacaaaataaaaataaaaattttggtcgaaataatatcgtatcgggGGATCCGAAATGGCTGAAATTTCTAACCATGCTCCTATTCCTGAATGAAGCATAAGTTCCGTTACAGTTTGATCTAATCTCGGCACATTTGAATTTGATCTAATCTCGGCACATTTGAAATTGATTTGTCTCTGCAAGAGGGCTTTGATATCTATGGGGTGAAATTGATTTGTCTCTGCAAGAGGGCTTTGATATCtatgggcttgtttggttcTTTACCCTACCAATtcattggtagtgccaaagtctaggaaaattttggcactaccaaaatattggtagggtaaAATTATTTAGCTAacatttggattgctaccaattTAAAGCCAAATTCTTATAGCATAGTGAAGAAACTTCTAGAATATGACCAAATATTTTAggggcactaccaaatatttagTCTCAATCCAAACTAACACACAAACTATTCAATTTGCCAATAAATTGGTAGGGTATGTTTTTGGCATCAAACCAAAACGGCCCTATACGAGATGAAGGAAAATGCCTGACCTGCCGaccatggacgacgacgacgacaagatGGGCACTCACGCACAGGTGCAGCAGCTGCCCGACGAGCTGCTCTTGGAGATCCTGCTCCGCCTGCCGCCCCGCGCCATCGCGCGCTGCCTCGCCGTCTGCTCGGCCTGGAgctccgccgtctccgccgcggccttccgccgcgcccacgccgaccGCCCGGCCGCCGTCTGCAAGGCCACCGCCACGGCGATCGACTGCTGCGACCgcgacgccgtcgtcctcgACGCGTTCCTCGGCCGCTGGCACCGCGGCAACGTCCACACCACGCCGCGGTCTCCGCGCGGCCTCGTGttcccggcggccatggccccCGAGCCCGACACCCCGTGGGTACTCGATACGCTGGTCGTCGGCTCCTGGGACGGCGTGCTCTGCGTCGAGCGAGGTGCTCCTCTGCTCCGGGGAAGCCGCTGGGACGCCGGCGTCCATCACTGGCCCAAATCCGGCCGGCTCCGGGAGTACGTGCTCTGGAACCCACTCGCCATGACCCGCGCCACCGTCtctccgccgcccggccgcggcGCTGTCATCGGAGGCTACGCCCACCCGGCCACCATGCGCTTCCACCTACttcacgccgccggcgaggccgcacGCCGTCCAGGTAGCCTCGGCCTGTTCGTCCCGACCGTCTTCCGTGTCCAGCGAGTCGGAGACGGCGCCTGGCGCGaggttcccctccctctcctggaacaacaagacgatcacgcgcaCGCGCAGCTGCAGATGCACGGCGCTCGCTCCGTCGCCCTGCACGGCAACCTGCACTGGCTGGTGCAGCGGGGTGGATCGGCCGGACCCGGACGGCTGCAGGTGCTCGTGTTCGAGCCGGCGCGCGAGAGGTTCCGGCTGATGGaggcgccgccacggcgccaTGGCGAGGAGGACGACCTGGCAAGATCGCGGATCGTCGTCCTGTCCAACGGCAAGCTCTGCGCCGTGGCCGTGCGCCCGGCCACCAGCACGATGGAGATGTGGGTGctcgactcctcctcctccgacgcgCCGCGGAGATGGCGGCTC
Coding sequences:
- the LOC4332943 gene encoding uncharacterized protein; this translates as MPDLPTMDDDDDKMGTHAQVQQLPDELLLEILLRLPPRAIARCLAVCSAWSSAVSAAAFRRAHADRPAAVCKATATAIDCCDRDAVVLDAFLGRWHRGNVHTTPRSPRGLVFPAAMAPEPDTPWVLDTLVVGSWDGVLCVERGAPLLRGSRWDAGVHHWPKSGRLREYVLWNPLAMTRATVSPPPGRGAVIGGYAHPATMRFHLLHAAGEAARRPGSLGLFVPTVFRVQRVGDGAWREVPLPLLEQQDDHAHAQLQMHGARSVALHGNLHWLVQRGGSAGPGRLQVLVFEPARERFRLMEAPPRRHGEEDDLARSRIVVLSNGKLCAVAVRPATSTMEMWVLDSSSSDAPRRWRLDAYSLRRRKWTRVCAARPRSGSVGVALLPHRESVADDQPSFGEASRLLDHTIDIDVDDQYLSMNPITLFCY